TGGTCCAGGCTGGATCGTTTGAgctggaggaaagaggggaagtTGAGATGAAGGTGAACCTAAAGAGTCTGcatgttttagtttttctcTAATAAGATGTACAACAACCAGTGTTTttgacatgtgtgtgtttatgtccaTGACAGGGTAAAGGATCTCATAAGACCTACTGGCTGCTGAACAAACAGGGATTCAATCCTCCTCTAATTGCTCACAGCTATCCACCAGCTGACAGTCTCATACTACAAACAGAGGTAGCCAGCAGAGACAAATCTATATCCAAGCACAGTcagtaaatacagtattttATGTAAATCAAGTGCTTGTATTTTCACCTGTATTTGTGATATCTCTTCAAGAAACTGGGAATGATCAGAGTTGCTGAGAAAAGAGCCCAGAAAACCCTGACCAAAGCTATGATGACCACAGTGGACATTTAAAGAACGACCGGATGTTCTGACCAGATTTTGGATAaaaggaatatctggaaaggaAAATTCAGTACCGTCTCACAGAATGGAAAAACGACTCTTGAATTAGAGACAAAATGTAGACAAAGACGGGAGTgataatatataaaacactgtagaaacatggttgCTCCTTTAGCAAGAGTCTGAAAACACGCCTATTTCAGACTCTTGCTAAAGGAGCTAAAGATACTTTTTAATCTTAATTCTTTGTGATTTTGGTACAATTATAGATATTCATggctttatattataaaacaaaaagaataaaCTATAAAAGTTTATGAAAATTGGGGACTGATGAATTTGTAGCAATGACATTcataatgtgttttcattttgtctttgtACTGctgtaacaaacaaacaacaaatgatCACTGCTTCCCTAGAACGCATATATAAGATACAGATAAATCAGATTCAACAGTGCTGTATGCAATCAAATGGTTGAGTATATATTAATAAATCCATTAACAATGTTGTTACACATTCACAGTTTGTTCTGGGTAGTATCATTGGAatagaatacattttaaaggtcccatattttgctcattttcaggatcatacttttTACTActaatattttgtgtttctactagaacatgtttatatgctgtaatgttaaaaacaacctttattttcctcatactgtctgcctgaatatgcctgtatttaccctctgtctgaaacgctccgttttggcACATTTCTAtggaattgcgacgaaattgcaacagaattgcgttgctaggcaacagctcgggtccatgtgtacttcctgtcagctgatgacatttacatacactgcaaccaggaataaactgggacacatttagaatgtttacgtttaaatctgcgtaaagggtctaaatattgtacatttgtgacatcacaaatggacagaaatccttacagcttgttccaaatgcagagtttctgaatacgggctgtgtgtgttttcctgtggattgagcgtttcgatactttcacagtatttatatcagGACTATAaggctgctttataataaaaaaaacatgaaaatctcacttttttataatatgggacctttaaagaatgtTTAGCTATTTAATTTGTGTTACAGTCATGTTAACAGTCTGATTTTAATTTCtggatttaataaaataatatatttatttttcccagAAGAGTTTTTTAAGGTTTGTGCAGAATTAAAAACAACAGGGACAAGggtaatttctttaaaaatgttaatttattgGAGAAAGCAGTGAAGTAATGTATGTGTGACATTTTAGAAGACTATCCAAAGCATCAATAAATGTGCTAATTACATATAATATCTGTGAGATGACGAGAATATCTCTTCATTGGAGTGTGGGGTGTGACATGAATAAAAGTCTTTACTACATTCTTGATCCATTTACTAAATCCCAACATGTGTTTATGAGGACCAGCAGCAGGATGAATAGTGAAGTGCCTGTGGTGGAAAAAAGGTAAAGAAGACACAGATGTTGATGACAGAAAAACAACTTTCAACAGTATTTAGCTGAACCGTAGCGAACATTGAGGTCATGTTCTCtcatatgtttttaaatgtaatgacTTTAAGGTCAGCGAATAAATTAATCAAGTATTTTCACATCATAATGTGATTTGTGGTGGTGTGGTGAAGGCTTTGAAACAGCATTCAAATCATCAAAATATACAATGATTGAACAGTTAACTGAATAAATGAACGGAATATTagactttaaatacatttcaatcACAGTTATCACTGCATCACATTTTGTTTACCTTTTATGTGTCCATTATTGGAGGAATTGATACCTGTCCAGAGATAAAGACATCATAATACAAAATAAGAGcttaaacagtaaaaacaaaaaacacaccttGAATTTAACAGTCAGCTATTGGAGTCTCTTAATTTGAAAGAGTGGAAATAACAATGCTacagttttttatttataatttatttaaagtCTCCCAACatatgtttattatattatatgtttgtACCTTTAATGTGAAACTCAGTAGTGAGGATCCCTCCGCTTGGTTCTGCCTCTGATGGCAGACTTCTGGAAGAGCAGGGGCCCTTGAGGAAACACAAGttgcattttgtcaaattaaacTGAGAATAACTATAAATGAGAGTATCGTAACTTCACCACCATATTTGGAGGAATAACTTCAGTTAAATTCTTATTTAAGTTAATGTTGTTGACTGTACTCTGCTCCAtattttctcctccctctcactcttTTTAACCAACCAAGTACCACAATGTCAAAATACTCCATTAAAAGTACTTTGTTGCGTTACTTTGTTGCGTTACTGTGTTGCGTTACTGTGTTGCGTTACTGTGTTGCGTTACTGTGTTGCGTTACTTTGTTGCGTTACTTTGTGGCGTTACTTTGTGGCGTTACTTTGTGGCGTTACTTTGTGGCGTTACTTTGTTGTGTTACTTTGTTAcgttacttttattttatttattttatttattttatttattttatttattttatttattttatttattttatttattttatttatttttattttatttatttactttgctCATTGACATTACTTTTGATACGTTACTTTGGACAAAAGTGTCTGCCAAATTAATAAAGGGAgtcaaaaatacaatatttccctctgaaatgtagttgagtagaagtataaagtagcagaaaattaaaatactcaagtaaagtacctcgaAATTATTCTTAAGTACAGCACTTGataaaatgtacttagttactctcCACCACTGGAGAGTGATACCATATAATGacaacacacactgtatgtgATATTTCTAAAGGGCAGACGTTGGCCTGTAATTggaatagataaataaacataaagttTCACACAGTGTTTTAAAGTTTGATATCATTTATAAGTGTTGTACTCACTGGCAGACAGTTGAGCCTCTCTCCATCACAGATCTGGACCTCACAGTGAAGCCAGACGGTGGAAACCTTCTCCAGCCGCTGGAAGCGGAAAGAGTTGAACTTGAACATGGAGCGGCTGTCTTTGGCGTTCTCGAAAATAGTCACCGTGTGGTCGGAGGAGCAGCTGTTGGAAGACAAAGACTTGAATGTTGCTGGAGAACTCATCCAAATCATGAAGTGGCATAGAGAAGTATTCTTTCACATCCAACTACACCTTAAAACATCATACAGGATTGTTTTATTACGACTCATCAGAGGCATTAATCACGTTACAACTCATGGGCGGACTTTGAACAAATGATTAAAGTTTTACATTGCCatgagacagccctttccaacggggaactgaagctgttatctatgctctcctcaaagccaccagactccattgacaaaaaacactcattttacctcacagaacacaggagttgctggtctaccgctgcctcaataggttagtttgtttgtgttattgtgtgaatttggtaaatccgaactaacccttaaaaacaccaaagtcacacaataacacaacctaataactaaccgatcgatgcagcagtgcagcggtagaccagtaactcctgtgttctgcagggtaaaatgtttttctcaatggagtctggtgggtTTGAGGAcagcatagatggatataacggcttcagttcctcgtcagaaagggctctctgatggcgaggtaaagcggtgacaatattctaaatataacatacacttaaactgatgtaGATTTTGTTTAGGTGGCTGAAATACGTTTCGTACGTTCAGtatgtttctccaaactggggggcgtgccgaccgtcatctactgtaggtaaaacaccgactacggataagtacctcatacaaccccactttaaaaacCCTTTAATGTTTCACCTGTTAATGATGAGACTCCACCTCTTCTTGTCTGTTGAGTAAGGAGTAGGAGTGGCCCAGACGTTGTTTATTACAACTTTGAATCTGAGAAGCGATAATAAAACAGGGTTAGAAATCGAGCGGTATCGACTCTGTACGGGAATATACTTTTCAGTGTttaaggaaaatgttgataccTGTTACTTAGTCCTTTTGCCTCGATGCCGATGAAGACTTCAGAGCCGATCTCAGAAGTGTCGATCACATACGGAGAGTCCTTAGCATACAGGAACTTTGAAttctacaaaataaatatatacatttctgTATTTCCTCATCTGACAATCTTTTATTTGCATGTATCTAAAGACTGCAACAAGTTGTACAGCAAATAACTGTTAATTTTGCTTCCACTGGAGAAGCTGAGCCCGTGAGCGGCTACTCACCGTGAACACAATCATTGACAACTGTGATCTAAAAGTGCCTAAACTCCCGTTGTTGACATAAACGGTAGCCACTCTGTAAAAAGCAGAGGGTTTAGTAAAAACGCTGCAAGTCATTGGGTCAGAATGCACTTATCTTGCAACACGGTGACTGCGGTCGCCTCGTGTCTCGGATGGATGCTTACCTTTGGCTGAACACGGCGTTGTTAACCAGGTAGGCCGCCCGGTACATGCAGCTGAAGGTGTAGTTGACCGGCTGGTTTCTGACGGTGAGCGACGTGTCGTTGGACACGATGGAGTTGTAGAAGACGTACTTGGGGTCTTTGCCGGGCATGAACTGTCAGAGggaatatgaaataaataaagttttgccTTCTATAATCTTAAAATTAACATACATCTGAGACAGAAGTGCATGTAAATGGTTAAATGTCTTAAAGGGCCGGTACACAGATAGTTTTATGTTCCCAGGTTTTGAGACATCTTCCTAGTGATCAGTTTTCATTGAAAtcaaaaataaagtctaaacaatgtctgaaaaaggtaaaaaaagaaaaaaaaatgtctgaaaaaaagtttgaaaaattgttggaaaatacagtttaacaatgtctgaaaaaggtgtcaaaaaaaaagtctgaaaaaagtctgaaaaaaatgtcttaaaaaaagtctgaaaaaaaagtctgaaaaatgtctgaaaaaaatgtctaatacaaaatttgaaaaataaagtttgaaaaaggtgtcaaaaataaagtctaaacaatgtctgaaaaaggtaaaaaaaaatgtctgaaaaaaaagtttgaaaaatgttagaaaataaagtctaaacaatgtctgaaaaaggtaaaaaaaaaaaaaaaaatgtctgaaaaaaagtttgaaaaattgttagaaaataaagtttaacaatgtctgaaaaaggtgtccaaaaaaaagtctgaaaaatgtctgaaaaaaatgtctaaaaaaaagtctgaaaaaaaagtctgaaaaatgtctgaaaaaaatgtctaaaaaaaagtctgaaaaaaaagtctgaaaaatgtctgaaaaaaatgtctaatacaaaatttgaaaaataaagtttgaaaaaggtgtcaaaaataaagtctaaacaatgtctgaaaaaggtaaaaaaaaaaaaaaaaaaaatgtctgaaaaaaagtttgaaaaattgtTGGAATtgttggaaaataaagtttaacaatgtctgaaaaaggtgtcaaaaaaaagtctgaaaaatgtctaataaaaaatttgaaaaataaagtttgaaaaaggtGTCAAAAATAAAggctaaacaatgtctgaaaaaggtaaaaaaaaaaaaaaaaaaaatgtaagaaaaaaaatttgaaaaattgtTGGAATtgttggaaaataaagtttaacaatgtctgaaaaaggtgtcaaaaaaaagtctgaaaaatgtctgaaaaaaatgtctaaaaaaaagtctgaaaaataaagtttgaaaaatgctggaaaaaaaagactctgaaaaatgtctgaaaaaactcTTTCTATATTTCTGACCTGCTCATTGACGGTGCATTTAGAGCTCTTAGGTCATCATGTGGTTTTCTAATTAGATCCAGAGCTAATTAGAACATCTATTTTACCAAACAATAAATACCAGAACCCAGAAGGTCATTTAACAAAGCGAACCACAGTTCTAACCACCTTGATAAAGAAATATTCTTTTTGCTGCACAACGTTTCTCTATCCACACAAAGATGGTAGCCGGATATGACGTATGTCCAAGCTCAAAT
The genomic region above belongs to Sebastes fasciatus isolate fSebFas1 chromosome 20, fSebFas1.pri, whole genome shotgun sequence and contains:
- the tectb gene encoding beta-tectorin — translated: MASVGALLMLLPVAWTCSPQKADYVMVSCFPNAIIANVPECPYGWEIDQLSLGGVCYSGVHSPGYYRFSIPDLTPKNHSYCGTQSEFMPGKDPKYVFYNSIVSNDTSLTVRNQPVNYTFSCMYRAAYLVNNAVFSQRVATVYVNNGSLGTFRSQLSMIVFTNSKFLYAKDSPYVIDTSEIGSEVFIGIEAKGLSNRFKVVINNVWATPTPYSTDKKRWSLIINSCSSDHTVTIFENAKDSRSMFKFNSFRFQRLEKVSTVWLHCEVQICDGERLNCLPGPCSSRSLPSEAEPSGGILTTEFHIKGINSSNNGHIKGTSLFILLLVLINTCWDLVNGSRM